In Sphaeramia orbicularis chromosome 5, fSphaOr1.1, whole genome shotgun sequence, the genomic stretch AACCGTGGTAATATTGCCAactgttagtattactgtttaaattctaattatcatgataaccatgtttgattaccgcactttgaaaactcatgctATTGCTTATTTCctggagcagcagcagcactccaggcgcgCATGCCAGTCTGAAAgttttggcctctgaaaacatggctgaagcACCTGCATGGACAGCACTCCTGGGATTTGAGGGTAACGGGCTCCCACACGACCCGGTCCGAGTGcacagagagagtgagagagagacctccgtcctatctatctatctatgaaaaagaaactaaaataattcaaacttgatatggtaaatggtcaaacaatggtcaTAAGGTGAAACTTTAAAGcaaatttgtatgtttgatgtttacatattaatatttgaatgtttctgccacagaaagtacattgtgtctatttatttatttcaaaatacaacttggttaaattatttcagtgtgtgtataactctgcatttgtttgtttattgttgacgtggtatgactgtttctgtgtGAGTGGtgactgtattttgaatttctccTTGGGGATTACTAAAgtaaatcaatctatctatctgtctgtctgtactttttgaacattttgagcacatttcaacaatgccgtgacaattttggtcacaataaccgtgatatgaaatcgTCATATCGTCACATCCCTAATTGACACGatgaaatggtgttgaataacacatgaagggatgaaaatgcgtacgtatagcacgctaaatgccataagaactggcgtgaaatacaacgtgatttcatgagatcagtcggACGTGCGATAGATGGCACAAAATGTACCACAAGATAGATGAGTAATCCCCAGTAAGTCTATTCATGTTGAATGTTTTAATGTCATTAGCCTCCGCAGTGGATAATAAAATGACCTATTATGTATGCTCTATGCTGCGGAATAAGCAAAACCATTTTCTATGCTCTATATATGCACTTCGGCTCAACTCCCACTGGTCTGAGGAAGTTTACATTATGTTTGCTGACCTGTCTTCTCATCATTGAAGTATAGATGCAATGTTTGTGAAAGAGTGTTGTTTAAGTGGGCATCCTTTCATAAGTTTGTCTTGTGACACAGACGGCTCGACAATGTGTTGTGGCTTCTCAGTGGCACTTCTCTTGACCTACACCCACCAGGCCATATTTCTGTCACACCTAAATTTCAAAACTACACAAAGTCATTTTATGATTAATAATACTAAGGGTAATTTTCCAGATCTCTGTGTTCATTTAACTAAAATAGTAGAATTTGCACGTTTGTAGCACTGACAAAACCAAGACAAGCTAATGTTAACAACTCCCACTGAGGTCTTCTGGTAATAGCCAGTGCTCCAATTAAAATTCAATGTGTTACAGTCACCCTCTGGTGGCAGCTTTCAACCCTTCAGATAAATGGCTGCTCTATGTGAAGCATTAACATCTTCAAAGAGCTGACCAGCACCAGTTTTGATTAGCTTTTTATCCACAGTGACCCATCACAACTGAGTGTAGTTATTCTGTAGTATTGTCATCATCAACACAATTACTGGAAAAGTTTTTTGTAGCATTGAAAGCTACTTAACTTATACGTTATACATCTGATTAAAAAAAGTTAATCAAGATCTGACTtcctttatgtgttttttttacccatttcatGACTGCTTTAACCATGGCTGGATAATAAATCAAAATTATGGTTTTACtttttgaaaatcatgagaaaTGCCTAAATTGCAAAATTAACATTCTTCCCTTGAAAACCTTTCCTGTtcaacaaaaattaaatgtaCAGCCCATTtcattcttgttttattttaattgtgaaagtgtttacatgtgtgtttaCAAGTGTCATACATGGAATATTGTTTCAGTAGATCAAGTGCAAGTTATTGCCCTGACCACAAAAAGGTCAATTAAAATAAACTTTCCATAGATATCTATAGAAGTTTATTCATAAACATTCattatatttgtcatattttagCTTTGCTATACTCACATTATCATTTGGAGTAGCTGCGTCTTTTCTAGTGACAGGTGACTTGAGAGTAAAACACTAGATGAAGGTTAAGGCCTTAAATAAGGTGTTAACTTTCGATAGGCATGGTGTCATATACAGAATGttatatgtaattttaatttcatgacaaaaaattaacacttgtggaattttttttttttaaagccttagCGCATACTTGTTCATCAGTTGACTGTGATGATGCAGACCGAGTAAAGAGTTGATCTCAGCCTTTGTTCCCCAATTCAGTCCACAAGGAGGGGTGAACTATAACCTTTTGACAACCAAGTCAACACAGGTGTCTCATACATATAACAAAATGTTTCATCAGATTTCATTCTGATGTTTCTATCAATGTTATGCTACTTTCAGGGGAGATCTTGTCCTTTCAAATTCTAAGCACTGCAAAAAAGACGTCActgataaatacacaaatattccACTGATCAGACATGACCGCTAGTGTCACACTGCATTTTGTACCTCTTGGAGAAGGGAACTTCCGAATTTACAGCAATTTTGCTCTTGCTCCTCTCAATGGACACGACACCTCCTCCCAGGTTCCCAGCTTTGCCGTTGACCTTGATGCGTTCCTGCAGGAACTGCTCCTGGAAGTGCAAAGAGTACAAAAAGTTTGAGTAAGAAAGTCCGACTTACTGTTGAATTTGTTAGTACACTTAAAAGCCACCCTGGTGTCCATTACGTAATAGCACAGAAATGACTGGCAGTGTTTGACAGCtttaatttcagattttaatTATTGACATGGGCGCTTGTGAGACTTGTATGTTTATTTTGACTAAAATATTACTCCAGGTTTTCTCTGGAGATCTCTggatctgctgctgtggtcctgcctctctcctgccttcatcgtcatcactcacttatccatatagttacgatagtgtttattatattgttccatagatgttctagttcagttatctgtgcatcaactgcatccatgtgtctccccctacttccccccttctcccccaatctctctcgatctctatcactctctctttttctcctcctttactctctctctttaaccccagctggtcaaggcagacgtccatcctccaggagtctgggtctgctccaggtttctgctgttaaagggaagtttttcctcaccactgtcaccagtcacaagtgtttgctcctggaggattctgttgggtttctgtaaattggcttagagtctggttttgaccaactctatatgtaaagtgtcatgagataacttttgttaggatttggcactatataaataaaatttgatttgatatgactttcttgtttattttctatTAGACCCCTCCCCAGTTGCTGGTCACATTTCAAGTCATCTACATAGTCCATGTCATAAATACTTAATTACTTGGTGTTTCTGGTGTCTCTGTATATATGTCGTTTTCAATGGGCTCAATTAAACTGACAAGTCATAAAAAGTAGAAAAAGTGTCACCTGTGTATAAAGTGGGATACTTACAAAGTTGGCAGCATCCATGATGCCATCCTCAACCGGGTGAGTACAGTCTAGGGTGAATTTGAGGATCTGCTTCTTCCTCTTCCCTCCCTGCTTTTTGACCACCTGCTTTTTCTGGGACACACATTATACATAAGATTATAAGTACTACCACAACATGTGCAcctgtaaaaatgacaaataaaattgTTTAGCTGCGTCAAGATATCGGAAGTTTGTAGCTGTTGTGTATTCAAATCTGTATGAGACATGGACAAGAGCAAAAAGTTGGTAAATttttaactatttacaaatattcGTTCTACCGGCGTTTCATGGTACCACCGCTAGCTCATGTTAGCATAAGCAGTTAGCCCAACGTGGTGGAGGCTAACACAGTAAACAAAACTTCAAACGAGGCTAAAAAGACTCGGCGAACATTCATTAAGGTTCAGTGATTATATATAGTTCTCTATGTGAAGCGAACAAGTGAAAATATATGGTGTACATGCGGTTTATCTTGGCGTTTGTCTACTCACAATCGGGGCCATGGCTGACACGTTCAGCTAAAAGGAAGGAGGAGAGCATGCGCAGGAAGTGTAATAGCCGGCGGAGACAGCGATCCGATCGATTTATCTGTGTTCGATTAACCATGCGACTGGGGAATAGGAATAAGGCTGAAacaccttttgattatttttgccaaatttcacagtcattgctccaaatttgcacatcaacgtccaaacatcactgtcttcaaagcccttttttccaattacgtggacaatttgagaaacagtataaattctaaagcaaaaaaaaaaaaaaaaaaaagtcaaatgtataatcttattcaatttgtataatttctatttattcctcgagcaattttttaaaaaattttatcacatatttttatttatttttattaattcattttattttattatttttatttatttattttctttcctaatgtttttacttacatgtatttctctatataatgtaaaagattttgtgaattatggaactttctacccttgttgttgtatactattacgTATATTTACTGTTCAGTGTTAATGgttcaaataaaaaagaaaaaaaaaaagaaaaaaaaatagtaaggctGAAACActgcaatttgtttatttttttttttattatttcagtcagGCACAGTGCCATTCTGTTGACAGTGATATGCAGTCAAAtatcttgtaatttttttttttaaattttttttttagctcttttgTGCCTTCATACTTTACGTAAGTATTAATGTAAAAACAGTAAGGTTAGCTCAGGCTCATTTAGTTTCATGCACTAAGCTAGCTCAATTTTTTGTTGACAAAGATGTTTAACCATTTCGTTTACAGTTAGAATTGACATACCCCTATGCTAATGTCAAATTCCCTTACCTATGCTAAATGTATTAGCAAGTTCACTGCTGGAAGAAGTATATTAAAACTCATACCAAACTGATAATAcataaacattaaatattaacTGAGTAAAAAATTATGAATTAAAAACTTTAGTAAAGTAGAAGTATATGTAATGAGCTTAATGTACTTAAAGCATGAAAAGGAGAACTAGtcctttattttcttatattttttgaaTTCACATTTTCTATTTCTATGTATAGTAATTACTCTTTTATCTACAGtgatgtgcaaaaatattagagcACTTGTCAAATCTTATGAAACTGGTGGTTTATGTGTTCCCAGAGtgtgaatttcacttttttgccattgcaaaaggtaaaggataaggtactgagaatatttctcctacaaatgtatcagtccagtcctttttttttttttttttttttttttttacattttagtctaatatttagtgtgccctcccttggcaacaatctaaggaaactctgaggaaactctctggaatgagcttctaagagcgtggaatgacattggggttgaaactctatgaaaatacatcgacacaatgccagaaagatgcgcagctgtgattgttgccaagggtgGGCCCACACTAAAtcttagagtaaaatgtaaaaaaggacTAGACTGATAaattgtaggtgaaatattctcagtacctttgcccttaccttttgcaatggcaaaaaagtgaaattcaagctctgggaaaaaaataaaccaccagtttcttaagatttgacaagtgttcaaatatttttgcacaccactgtatttgtttatttctttgtattttatgcactgtctgttttattttctgctgtacagtgtccttgggtgtcctgaaagacacctataaataaaatttatgtaCTGTAgataatatatgaatgaatgaattatgattattattcatACTGatgctgcattaatgtgtatgttgcggtttactgctgtaaatgtttATGACTGATGTAATTTATCTACTATATTTACTGAGAGGTTGTTTAATCTACACTGAGCAGGGAGTGTGTGAGAAGTAATAATCTGAAAAGTGATTAGTAAtcctttaaacaaatttaaatgtgtgatttttgTCTCCAACATGTAGTGGAGTGGAAATATGAAGTTGCATAATGACCTCAAATTTGTAGTTAAATACAGTATTTGAGTAAAAGTACCTAATTACATCCTACCACTGCCTAATTCCCAACATTCAGAATATTCTGAACAGTTTTGGTTTTGTACAGCTCTGCCCTGCTGTTCATGAAACAGCCTATTAAGATTAGAAACAGAATGCCTGTGTTCATGGGACAGCAATATTAAATATCCTTTTGCACTTTGGCAACACTTGGGGCTGCCAAGAGGTGTGTGCTGTCAGCTGCCTGGCGGAGGGACCCCATCGGCCTACTATTGAAGAGTTTCTGCATTGCTGCCATTCCTACTGAGGGTAGCTGATAACACCAGTGAAAGGTAAGACAGTGGCTGTGTGTGCTTTATGCAGACAGGCCTGCTGCATTTACAGTAGGTTTGTTAGCTAGATGTCATGTTGGTGCTGACAATGCCTTTGATGTTGTTATTTTGTCATCTGTGAATTGGGTGTTGTGACTGAAGCTGCAGGCATAATTTCAGAACTGACAAGGTAAGAAAAGCAGAGAAGGTTGCtctagtttattttaatgtgtcagATGTGGAACTGTTTGAATTGTTTGGTAACACAGGCAGTGAAGTCTCTGTAATTTGATCACTGACTGGAATTTTCTGCCAAATCACTTGTTAGTTTCTGTTTGTGTGGATGATGTCGCCTTGAAAACCTGTCTCTTTGtaactcacagtttgtcattacTCACTTACTCCATGAACAGATGGCTGGAGGCATCTTCACCAATTTGGACAACTTGTGTAATGTGGACTGTACCAGCGTCCACCCCCTGGTGTGTCACCTCTGCCATGAGCAGTACCAGTGCCCCTGTCTGTTGGACTGTTACCACATCTTCTGTGCCCGCTGCCTTCGAGGCCGAACCAGTGACGGCCGCCTCAGCTGCCCCCTCTGTGGGTAAGAAAAAGCATTGTGAGGTTGATTTAGGTCAAATTGCGCCCCATATGTAGTCCATTACCAATGTTGTGAGGTAATGGAAAAGTCTGAAATTCCTACACAACCTAAACACAagctgtagatgtttgttttcatttccacACTCACATTGCGTTATATAGCCAACATTTCTCAGCTGTGAAACAGGATGTTACTTTCAAAGGAATACGTTTCCTTATTTGATCATAGTGCGACAAAAATATGTTTCAGTTGTATGCTAAATGTTTTGGCATCTATCCTGTAAAAAGGAGCCAAGTTATAACACCTGTAATACAAAATCAGTAATCCGCACACAATCCCTAAACATGGAGAACTAACAGATGCACACTGACTGTGGTGGACTCTCAGCATGTATCACGACAACCCTCTGTGATGCAAAACGCAGGTCAGGCAATCTTCTAAAATATGATTAAGCtctgtaaatgtctgtaaatgtctgtaataaaatattttgctCCTTGAAGCGCCTTGGAGGGTCAAATGCTTTGTGTGAAGAGCTAGATTTGTCCTGCAGGCTCCAGTTTTGAGCCATGCTGCTCAAAGGGATTGGTTCCACATAACTTCATTAGTAGATTGGGTTTGGTTCATGCAGGAGATTTGAGGAGAATCCCATTGGTTTCAGAAAGCATCAGGTCTCTGTTTTGGTTTAGGAGGCAGCTCAGTGACCTATTGttgcccctgtgtgtgtgtagggcAGTTCTGAGTGGCTGGAGCAGCTGCTGGGTCATCCCAGACTCTGATTTAGCCCTCGGCCATAACACACACCGCTCCACGGGGTCAGCAAGTTCTAATAAGACCAGTCACACAGCAAACAAAGCATATTGGCATTTGGCGGTGATGCCAGCAGCTTAGGCTAATCAGAAGTCACATGATACAGATCCATGTTCGTCCCTATTAAGGAATGACTTTTGGTCCAGTCACCTTCAGGTCTGCGATATTCATTTTCTCTGATCAGGGCAGGCAGATGTACAGAAGTAGACCATGTCACTATATGTTGCTAATGGAcaagagtttatttagtttttctatatgggtattattgttatgtaatggacagagtttactttttttttttttttttttttttatatgggtattattgtcatgaaatggacagaatatattttgttttttttttatttgagtattgttataaattggatatagtttatttttgatacaaATATTACCGCTAAGaaattgacagtttatttttgtgcattattgttatggaacggatagtttacttttgtttttgatatgtgtattattgatatgaaatggacagagtttattttgtttttgatatgtgcactattacttctgtgaaaaggactgagtttattttgatgtgaaatgctgctgcaaaatggacagtcagtccttgatatgtacagcaattgtgtgttttgtgcttagtcagaatttagtctaatatgtgtaggatttttgagttacttatgggatctgacatgggaatttaggataggtagaaggatggagtaagggggcgggtgattataaattaaacttcatcctgctccttttcaaatgctggattttcttttatatatatattccttttgctatttggttttaatgctcatttaaaataaataaacaaacaaacaaatatgggtATAATTTGTCTGTtatagataacactgggttacaaaaaaatgtttttttgcaagttgtctaggttttttcaactgaattaggaccattttgcaccactaaatccaaaaatgacatctctttttctcaatcaggtcaggtttttttgctaatttgattttgaaaaatttgatcttctcacaaaactgatgacatttttgtgactttatcagttgattttttatatagttctcacccaaataggttttaagagaaaaaaaatcattttctaacaggattcctgttaggtacaatggtgtattcaccgcagatgtagcagaatacgtcaggcttatttttgcaagatcttctagtcgaagccatttcattcacctgtaatattaaaaaaaaaaacattaatcataaattggcaaaagtaaaatcttcagaactcgtttattgcaagaaatatgaaagaattttgtatcatatgatgtgaaaatgcccataaatgtaagcaaaaatgttaaaaagccaatatgtagcatagttcagaaagttgacctgattgagcaaaatgaatgtgattttttgattcagcacaccagaattatcctaaatcagctcaaaaaacttcaacaataaatttgctgttgaccagtgtaatcagataCAACCCTAACATATTCATATTGAGGGTTGTGAATGAGGAAATCTATAAATTTTAATGTCATTGCATTCCTCAGCTTTTCATCAATGCATTTCTCATTAAATGTGATTTCATTGTGACCATCATTTAGTGAGAAGCTGCTGAATTGTAACTCTACTCATTCACAGCTACCTCTTCTCAAAATGTTAATTTTGCTGATGATATAgtggatgaattaaaaaaaaaaaaaaaaaaacactccacatATCCACTCTATACTACAAGATACTGATACTGAATACTGAATAGCATCGCCTAATCTCCAGACTTAAAACATTCATGCCCCTCACAGCTATTTGATATTCACCTTTGCTGGATTAGAGTGGATGCTGTAGTCAGCATAAGTTAAAGCAACAGTAGTGCAcaccaaggtaaaaaaaaaaaaaaattagacggAGGAAAAAACCGACAGTCAtggattttctttgtaaataaccTAGTGGGCACAGAGCCGCTGTTCTCTGTTGTCTGGGCTAAAGCTATATGAGGTCTTCTGCCTGGCAGCGACTATTTCCATCAGCCGTAGCAGCAGCAGCCCACTAACAGCTGCTCAGTGAAGAAGCATGTAATCTAGGAATTCACTACTCTGCTATTAGTAGAACACAACAGATCCCTGCTGCTGTGAAAACTAGATAAAACATGGACAGCAGAAGGGGGAGGAACATTTGCATCCCTGCGACTGCATTAAAATGGTGGCAAACAACATAATACAGGCCTGTACAAATGCAGTTAATGTGACAGAAAACACTGACCACATCTGTAGTGTTTCCACCAAGTCCTTTAAATTCTTGGGGATATCAAAAAGCGGTTTTAGAATTTCATTAATCAatctttaatttaaccctttcatgcatactggtcactacagtggacagctattctacagcttttctcttctatattcatggattgtttttttttgttttttttttcccacacatatctttattaaagttttaagacactacatatcttttctgacatgaactggtaacattatgtagatctcttctgagcacaaacccccagaatcacaaagccctccccattgttttcacacaatttatcagtaaatacatgtttctgtgcattaaaaattaaatgtgtggcatccagttgagtggacatttttgcaacttcatgaaaaataggtccataagaattttttttaatgtatttttacatttttaaaatcatttttattttttaatttatttttcagaagaaaattttcaatcgcatcgtttttttcatgcctgaagaagaataaaaacactcaggaaaaaaatttgattaaggttctcataattcgtgcatgaaagggttaactgaggtGATTCTACAGCTTCTGTTTTGTAAGTCTGTGCACCCAGACTTCAGTTAACTAATCAGTTCTTATAGTATACAGGATAGATTACATGCTGTTTTCACACATCTACTAAATAGAAGAGCTGAGCTTGACTGGGAAATTAAATAACACTTTATGCAGATATCACGCTTACAGGTGTAGAACTAAGATCCTTGGTTACACAGTGTGTGGTACACCAGAGGAAAACATGTTTTTAATCAGAGATGACACAGCGCCATCTTCTGGAATGTCCAAGAAATTCAGACAGCACAAATTTGAAGGTTTTTTCAAACTTTAATACCCACCAGACACAGTTGAgtttattttcagtgtaaatttcaGCAAACTTAGAATTCTTCTTATAGATAATACACACTGTTTGTATTAACACTTTACCCAGATTTgaacaaaatgtatgaaaatggCAACAAATTATATATAGAGTGATATAATGCGACATGTCAGTGTTCTTCTTGATAGTCCTCAGTTTTCATGTCGTTCAGTCCAAGGTCTTCATTCTGCTCAAATGAGCGGGTGTACTTCTCTGTGTcatctccgtgtctggttctgggGCGTACACATTCTGCAAGTAGCTGTTTCCTGCCGGGTCATCCAAGACGATGTGGACATCCAATTCTCCAGCAATTATCTGGTCGATCTTCTTCCCAAACTCATTCAGCTTCTGTATCCGATCTTCCACGCCGCTGTCACCAGAGACGAAAGGGTTTTTGCCAACCACCATGTCTTTGATGTCTTTCAGCAGCCCCTCCAGAGTCGTGAACTTTCCCCCCCAAGAGCTGCCATCCCGAGCTCAAAGTCCAGCTCTGTATACAGACTCCACATGTCTCCGACTTGAGCACGTCTCGGGTCATGTCAGAAGGGTCGGTGATGTGCAGGGTGATCTTGGTGCCCAGTTCTTCTGTCGCTCCACCTGATTTCACCTCATTGGTCCGATGGCCACAGCTGTCACAGTTTGTGGCCATGATGATGACCTCTTTGAAGTGAGGGATCTGGACCAGCTTCATGTAGTTGAGGCCGGTGCATTGCATTCTGGGCAATTGGTGTTGAATACTACAACCTCATTTCTCATGGTTTCCAAGTCGTTGCCAGCCggttcattgtcttcatcatcatcagccTTTAACCACAGTAGAACATCTTGCTGGGATGTCCTTGTGAACCAGGTCACAGTTAGAGACTCATCTTTTTGAGGGGCATGTGGATTTTCAACAAAACTATTCCCTGAAGGATCCTCAATCACCAGAGTGAATTCATGCTCaacatccttaactttttcaGCTTCTGGATGAATTCATCTATCTTCTCAGCCACATCTGGTTGAATGGGCCCTCCTCACTGGCTGGTCCTGCTCCAAACCTGCTACAGCCCGGTCCAAAAGACCCTCGATGGTAGAAAGAGAACCCTTCTGTGTGAATGGAGGGATTTCAAAATCCAGCTCAGGGATCTGGTGGTTGCGCTGTCTGCTTTCACCACCTCCGGTTCAAGTCCTGNNNNNNNNNNNNNctgtttaatacctgttgatccactattcctatcaatacatgtcaataattggtgtaaaatgcagtttgtcatgttctcatggtcatcagatatgacccatttggacgttcagaggctccgtagtgaacatggaaacaccttcatcttctacaacagtgattcaccagtaaaactcatggagttggatcaatgacagcggatggagacactgggtttatattcagttaatgatagatttttgttgaaaaagtcattttgtcttcagttttctctgtttttgatataataaccctcaactttaatctgagctttcatgaacatctacatgatcagtcaattaaacacagaaaaatacatgattatcacaaaAGAAGCACAAATACAGAGCCGAATAttataataatggtgataaatcacttaagaaaggttaagataaagagaaaaattcatctgtgaactgccacaaaagtagcactgggtctttatgggttaacattgatccactaatcctatcatcacatgtaaataattggtgcaaaatacagtttgtcgtcttttcatggtcatcagatatgacccatttggatgttcagaggctccgtagttaccatggaaacactgccatcttatacaaaacattgattcaccagtaaaacacatggagttggatcaatgacagtgtattgagacacttggtttatgttcagttaataatagccCTATTGGCCTGCGGGCCTAAAAGATTTatatattcatctactataaaaatataataaatcaggacaatggatgtttttttcaacttttgctcaaagcttagaccctaatgttaataaaagtacatcaaaagtgtatttagtgcaaactttaatggtcaaacataatttttaatctttgtggggtgaaatatacgctattaaaaatctctgacacgaacaattaattacctccgccaaggaggttatgtttttgccagggtttgtt encodes the following:
- the rpl22 gene encoding large ribosomal subunit protein eL22, producing MAPIKKQVVKKQGGKRKKQILKFTLDCTHPVEDGIMDAANFEQFLQERIKVNGKAGNLGGGVVSIERSKSKIAVNSEVPFSKRYLKYLTKKYLKKNNLRDWLRVVANTKESYELRYFQINQDEEEEDED